A stretch of DNA from Chitinophagaceae bacterium:
TTCAGTTTTATTAAAAATATCAGCAATCAGCTATGAATACAGCATGGTTTATCAGTAAAAAGATAGCCTTTTCGAGGGACAAAAAATTTTCTGCTTTTATTATAAAAATAGCGATTGCTTCCGTGGCCCTAAGTTTAGCCGTTATGATTATTGCAACATCAATGGTCAGAGGGTTTCAAAATGAAATTAGTCAAAAAGTTTTTAACTACTGGGGGCATATACACATCACCTCTTTAGGCTTTAGCTCTTCTTATCAGGAAAGCCCCATTTCTATTGATCAGGGTTTTTATCCCAATCCAAGTGGTTTTGATGAAGAAATATCACATATACAGATTTACGCAAACAAAGCCGGATTGCTCAAAACAGATGAAAATCTGGAAGGACTGGTTCTAAAAGGTGTTGGAGCAGATTACCGACGCTCATATGTAGAAGATGGAATACAATCGGGAATATTTCCTGATTTTTCTACTGAGGAGCTTTCATCGGAAATTTTAATTTCAGAATATACAGCCAATCGTTTGCAATTGGAAATTGGAGATGATGCTATAGTATACTTTATTGAAACACCTATGAGGGTGCGTAGATTTCAGGTTAGCGGTATTTATAAAAGTGGCATAAGAGAGTTTGATCAGTATTATGCATTTGTAGATATACGGCATATACAGCGATTAAATAATTGGGATGCAGATCAGATTGGCGGATTTGAAATTTTTATAAATGACATCCGGAAACTGGACGAAATTGAAGAACGCATCTATTACGAATGGCTCACTACAGATTTAAATTCATATACGATTAAACAACTGTATCCAAATATTTTTGACTGGCTTTCCCTTCAAAGTACCAATGAGA
This window harbors:
- a CDS encoding ABC transporter permease, coding for MNTAWFISKKIAFSRDKKFSAFIIKIAIASVALSLAVMIIATSMVRGFQNEISQKVFNYWGHIHITSLGFSSSYQESPISIDQGFYPNPSGFDEEISHIQIYANKAGLLKTDENLEGLVLKGVGADYRRSYVEDGIQSGIFPDFSTEELSSEILISEYTANRLQLEIGDDAIVYFIETPMRVRRFQVSGIYKSGIREFDQYYAFVDIRHIQRLNNWDADQIGGFEIFINDIRKLDEIEERIYYEWLTTDLNSYTIKQLYPNIFDWLSLQSTNEKVIIILMIIVALINMSTAILILVMERTNMVGLLKALGADNFKIQQIFLHFAAIILVIGLLIGNVLGISFTLLQSTFKFIRLPEEAYYLAYAPVDLHLPSILLLNVGTLVFCVILLLLPSLIIKTITPVKALRWK